A region of Massilia sp. WG5 DNA encodes the following proteins:
- a CDS encoding sensor histidine kinase KdpD: MQASRPPADVEVVVYKVGARAAAMLAAGAGVRVLPLGPGGEMPPGSGEAPQVLLIGLETVTLSELATAMASAQSVGAAVIGLRTPRGGHADRAIPLLGLEHVLEVPEDCVGMSAEDLLARIADRARPGPNVRNLLFDDVLRAAVEQVTPRIAARAHRIVVAAPARGQVVDGNFTQLVQVVAYLINNASKATPEGGTIRVWVETRGAMLRCTVSDRGTGTAPALPGPAFEPFAIGVGLKAVRELTESHGGTLAAYSTGTRCGSFVLELPLA, translated from the coding sequence ATGCAAGCGTCAAGGCCGCCCGCCGACGTTGAGGTGGTCGTTTACAAGGTGGGAGCCCGGGCCGCCGCGATGCTGGCGGCAGGAGCCGGCGTACGGGTGCTGCCGCTCGGCCCTGGCGGCGAGATGCCGCCGGGGTCGGGCGAGGCGCCGCAGGTCCTCCTGATTGGCCTGGAAACGGTGACTCTGTCCGAGCTGGCTACGGCGATGGCCAGCGCGCAATCCGTGGGCGCGGCCGTCATCGGGCTCAGGACGCCGCGCGGCGGCCATGCGGATCGCGCCATACCGCTCCTGGGACTGGAGCATGTGCTGGAGGTCCCGGAAGACTGCGTTGGCATGTCGGCGGAAGATTTGCTTGCGCGCATCGCCGATCGCGCCCGGCCTGGTCCGAATGTGCGCAACTTGCTGTTCGACGATGTGCTGCGCGCAGCCGTCGAGCAGGTCACGCCGCGGATCGCGGCGCGTGCGCATCGCATCGTCGTCGCGGCGCCAGCCCGTGGCCAGGTAGTCGATGGGAACTTTACCCAACTGGTGCAAGTCGTTGCCTATCTCATCAACAACGCCTCGAAAGCCACGCCGGAGGGCGGCACGATCCGCGTGTGGGTGGAAACCCGGGGCGCGATGCTGCGTTGTACCGTCTCGGACCGCGGGACCGGCACGGCGCCCGCTTTGCCCGGGCCTGCCTTCGAGCCGTTCGCGATCGGCGTCGGGCTAAAAGCGGTGCGCGAGCTCACCGAGAGTCATGGCGGCACGCTTGCCGCATACAGCACCGGCACGCGATGCGGCAGCTTCGTGCTCGAGCTGCCGCTGGCTTGA
- a CDS encoding response regulator transcription factor encodes MEKTGKILIVENHALLRAGMRSLISMDPNLEVVGDLGNAHDAIAALRTLTPDLILMDISMPGMSGIEAVIDIKKRYPRIRIIIVTIHRADEYIHSSLRAGADGYLLKDATHEELQVAIRSVLSGKTYLSPDVSGEVIQRYLNAGREATPTPLGELTHRERQVLKLIAEGHTNKYIADYFTLSVKTVEKHRSNLMQKLNMHNASALTAFAIDQGLLGHTFGDH; translated from the coding sequence ATGGAAAAGACCGGAAAGATTCTGATCGTCGAGAACCATGCGCTGCTGCGCGCGGGGATGCGCTCCCTGATCTCGATGGATCCGAACCTGGAAGTGGTGGGCGACCTCGGAAATGCGCACGATGCGATCGCGGCGCTGCGAACCCTGACGCCAGACCTGATCCTGATGGATATCTCGATGCCCGGCATGAGCGGCATCGAAGCCGTCATCGATATCAAGAAGCGCTACCCGCGCATCCGGATCATCATCGTCACCATCCACCGGGCGGACGAGTACATCCATTCGAGCCTGCGCGCCGGCGCCGACGGCTACCTGCTGAAGGATGCGACACACGAAGAACTCCAGGTGGCGATCCGCAGCGTGCTGTCGGGGAAGACCTACCTGAGTCCCGACGTCTCCGGCGAAGTGATACAGCGCTACCTGAACGCGGGGCGGGAAGCGACGCCGACGCCGCTCGGTGAGCTGACCCACCGCGAGCGCCAGGTCCTCAAGCTGATCGCGGAAGGCCACACCAACAAGTACATCGCCGACTACTTCACCCTCAGCGTCAAGACGGTCGAAAAGCACCGGTCGAACCTGATGCAGAAGCTGAACATGCATAACGCTTCGGCGCTGACGGCCTTCGCGATCGACCAGGGGCTGCTCGGCCACACATTCGGCGACCACTGA
- a CDS encoding lytic transglycosylase domain-containing protein translates to MLAGAVPAANADVYTYVGSDKVIVLTNSRPQNQAAEVLVAERPVPALPPDRQPGAAGKRSRFDGTIDAAARAFGLDGALLHAIIAVESGYRVQALSPRGAAGLMQLMPDTARDFGAADVFDPVQNINGGARYLRYLLDKYDNQLDIVLAAYNAGEKALLKYGRKIPPFKETIRYVEQVQSRYRRNRSAQETAGAETPSDR, encoded by the coding sequence GTGCTCGCCGGCGCAGTGCCGGCCGCGAACGCCGACGTCTACACCTACGTTGGAAGCGACAAGGTCATCGTGCTCACCAATTCCAGGCCGCAGAACCAGGCGGCCGAGGTACTGGTGGCCGAGCGTCCTGTGCCGGCGCTGCCACCGGACCGGCAGCCGGGCGCCGCAGGGAAGCGTTCGCGCTTCGACGGCACGATCGATGCGGCCGCGCGGGCATTCGGGCTCGATGGCGCGCTCCTGCATGCAATCATCGCCGTTGAATCCGGATACAGGGTGCAGGCGCTCTCGCCGCGAGGCGCCGCCGGTTTGATGCAGCTGATGCCGGACACCGCGAGGGATTTCGGCGCCGCGGACGTCTTCGATCCGGTACAAAACATCAACGGCGGCGCACGCTACCTCAGATATCTGCTCGACAAATACGACAACCAGCTCGATATCGTCCTTGCGGCCTACAACGCGGGCGAGAAAGCGCTGCTCAAATACGGCAGGAAGATACCGCCCTTCAAGGAGACGATACGGTATGTCGAGCAGGTGCAGTCTCGCTACCGGCGCAACCGCAGCGCGCAGGAGACGGCAGGCGCCGAGACGCCGTCGGACCGCTAG
- a CDS encoding cohesin domain-containing protein — protein MMTSSARRLTVLCSTVALLLGGCAAERLQREGMELIGSGKPEEGLRKLDESSAIEPTNASYRANLLRQRAEITAALLERADAERAANHDQTARELYARALRIAPMDRGARAGLDALERAQRHAGWLEAAAAASKNNDFDAAQTYLHRILLEDERHPGALALKRQIDEQRANILASGTGLNAKFRRPVSLQFRDATLKVVFEALARSSGINVLLDKEVKADTKISIFVKDIAVADAVDLILLQTQLEKKLLSDNTILVYQNTAAKIKEFQDLKIRSFHLVNADAKQLVTMIKTLLKTKDIFVHEKTNSIIMRDTPDVIELAGRLVEDQDIADPEVMLEVEVLEIARSKLSEIGVNYPSALNFSLQANGLNAGLPVEAFRHLNGDNIVVSPVPAITLNMLWQDGDSNLLASPRIRARNHEKAKVMIGDRVPVITNAITPVSTGTPVVTGNVQYLDVGLKLEVEPEIHLDNDVSIKVNLEVSSIVKEVQNTVSGTLAYQVGTRNATTVLRLKDGETQILAGLINDEDRDSASRVPGLGSLPVLGALFSSRKNDRRKTEIVLSITPHVVGSRRSADARNAEFWAGTEATPRNGSLMARSFGQVSTSTTGGARPGPHTALVAGQPSAPPAPAVPSGQPVVLTWQGPSQAKVGEKLSVTLNAQSAQALKSLALTLEYDPAVLRPVDVSEGNFVSQGGTPSQFTKNLGAGNGQIAIALANQGPAGSSGAGSVVSATFEVISAAPQTQIKAGSPAGTDAGGQAVPVNASAPLTLETSL, from the coding sequence ATGATGACTTCCTCCGCCCGCCGCCTGACCGTCCTGTGCAGCACCGTTGCCCTGCTGCTGGGCGGGTGCGCCGCCGAGCGCCTCCAACGCGAAGGCATGGAACTGATCGGATCGGGCAAGCCCGAGGAAGGCTTGCGCAAGCTCGACGAGTCGAGCGCGATCGAGCCCACCAATGCCAGCTACCGCGCGAACCTGCTGCGCCAGCGGGCCGAGATCACGGCTGCGCTGCTGGAGCGCGCCGATGCCGAACGCGCGGCCAACCACGACCAGACCGCGCGCGAACTGTATGCCAGGGCCTTGCGGATCGCACCGATGGACCGCGGCGCGCGCGCCGGGCTGGACGCGCTGGAGCGCGCGCAGCGCCATGCGGGGTGGCTCGAAGCGGCCGCCGCGGCGTCGAAGAACAACGACTTCGACGCCGCCCAGACCTATCTTCACCGCATCCTGCTGGAAGACGAGCGGCACCCGGGCGCGCTGGCACTGAAGCGGCAAATCGACGAGCAGCGCGCGAACATCCTGGCATCGGGCACCGGCCTGAACGCCAAGTTCCGGCGCCCGGTGTCGCTGCAGTTCCGCGACGCGACCCTGAAAGTGGTCTTCGAAGCACTTGCCCGTTCCAGCGGGATCAATGTCCTGCTCGACAAGGAGGTCAAGGCCGACACCAAGATCTCGATCTTCGTCAAGGACATCGCGGTGGCCGACGCGGTCGACCTGATCCTGTTGCAGACCCAGCTGGAGAAGAAGCTCCTGAGCGACAACACCATCCTGGTCTACCAGAACACCGCGGCCAAGATCAAGGAATTCCAGGACCTGAAGATCCGCAGTTTCCACCTCGTTAACGCGGACGCCAAGCAGCTGGTCACGATGATCAAGACGCTGCTGAAGACCAAGGACATCTTCGTGCATGAGAAGACGAATTCGATCATCATGCGCGATACCCCGGACGTGATCGAACTGGCCGGGCGCCTGGTCGAGGACCAGGATATCGCCGACCCCGAGGTCATGCTCGAGGTGGAGGTGCTCGAGATCGCGAGGTCGAAGCTGTCCGAGATCGGCGTCAACTATCCGTCTGCGCTGAACTTCTCGCTGCAGGCCAACGGACTCAATGCCGGCTTGCCGGTCGAGGCCTTCAGGCATCTCAATGGCGATAACATCGTCGTCAGCCCGGTTCCGGCGATAACGCTGAACATGTTGTGGCAGGACGGCGATTCGAACCTGCTGGCCAGCCCGCGGATCCGGGCGCGCAACCATGAGAAGGCGAAGGTCATGATCGGCGACCGCGTGCCCGTCATCACGAACGCGATCACGCCGGTGTCGACCGGAACGCCGGTGGTGACCGGCAACGTGCAGTATCTCGACGTCGGCCTGAAACTGGAGGTCGAGCCGGAAATCCACCTGGACAACGATGTCAGCATCAAGGTGAATCTCGAAGTGAGCTCGATCGTCAAGGAGGTCCAGAACACGGTGTCGGGCACGCTCGCCTACCAGGTCGGCACGCGCAACGCGACCACCGTATTGCGCCTGAAGGACGGCGAGACGCAGATCCTCGCAGGCCTCATCAACGACGAGGACCGCGACAGCGCAAGCCGGGTTCCTGGCCTGGGGAGCCTGCCGGTGCTCGGGGCCTTGTTCTCCAGCCGGAAGAACGACAGGCGCAAGACCGAGATCGTGCTGTCGATCACTCCGCACGTGGTCGGCAGCAGGCGCAGCGCGGACGCCCGCAACGCCGAGTTCTGGGCCGGCACGGAGGCCACGCCGCGCAACGGCAGCCTGATGGCGCGCTCGTTCGGCCAGGTCAGCACGTCGACGACCGGCGGGGCGCGCCCCGGGCCGCATACCGCGCTGGTTGCCGGCCAGCCCTCGGCGCCGCCGGCGCCGGCCGTGCCCTCTGGACAGCCGGTGGTCCTGACCTGGCAGGGCCCGAGCCAGGCCAAGGTGGGAGAAAAGCTCAGCGTCACCCTGAATGCCCAGAGCGCGCAGGCGCTCAAATCGCTCGCCCTGACCCTGGAGTACGATCCGGCGGTCCTGCGTCCGGTGGACGTGAGCGAAGGGAACTTCGTCAGCCAGGGCGGCACGCCGTCGCAGTTCACGAAGAACCTGGGAGCGGGTAACGGGCAGATCGCGATCGCCCTCGCCAATCAGGGACCCGCAGGCTCCAGTGGCGCCGGCAGTGTCGTCAGCGCTACGTTCGAGGTCATCTCCGCCGCGCCGCAGACCCAGATCAAGGCCGGCAGCCCGGCCGGCACGGACGCCGGCGGCCAGGCCGTCCCGGTCAACGCGAGCGCGCCGCTGACCCTGGAGACTTCGCTATGA
- a CDS encoding type II secretion system protein has translation MSRGFTLIEMVVTLAIVGLLASVAFPMAELAVKRERETELRRTLVGLREAIDAYHRAVEEGRIVRPARSSGYPPSLAVLVEGERDASDPNGKARLYFLRSIPRDPMATDPALDNDATWAKRAYASSADEPREGDDVFDVHSRSEATGINGVPYRLW, from the coding sequence ATGAGCCGCGGCTTCACCCTGATCGAAATGGTCGTCACCCTGGCGATCGTCGGGCTGCTGGCGAGCGTCGCCTTCCCGATGGCGGAACTCGCGGTCAAGCGCGAGCGCGAGACGGAACTGCGGCGCACCCTGGTCGGCCTGCGCGAAGCGATCGACGCGTACCACCGGGCGGTCGAGGAAGGACGGATCGTCCGTCCGGCACGCAGTTCCGGCTATCCTCCCAGCCTGGCGGTCCTCGTGGAAGGCGAGCGCGATGCGTCCGACCCGAACGGCAAGGCGCGTCTGTACTTCCTGCGCAGTATTCCGCGCGACCCGATGGCGACCGATCCCGCCCTCGACAACGATGCGACCTGGGCGAAACGGGCGTATGCGAGCAGCGCCGACGAGCCGCGCGAAGGCGATGACGTATTCGATGTGCATTCGCGCAGCGAAGCGACGGGCATCAATGGCGTGCCCTACCGGCTATGGTGA
- a CDS encoding type II secretion system protein → MKPSRGRAYGFTLVELLVVLSIIALLLTIGIPRYFHSLDLSREQVLRANLASLRHVLDKYYEDRGVYPESLDTLVSGHYLRAVPVDPLTGKSDTWVVVPPDTPEKGGVADLHSGAVGKALDGSAYGDW, encoded by the coding sequence GTGAAACCCTCCAGGGGCCGCGCGTACGGATTCACACTGGTCGAGCTGCTGGTCGTGCTGAGCATCATCGCACTGCTGCTGACGATCGGAATCCCGCGCTACTTCCACAGCCTCGATTTGTCGCGCGAGCAGGTGCTGCGCGCTAACCTGGCCTCCTTGCGCCACGTGCTCGACAAGTATTACGAGGATCGCGGCGTGTATCCGGAATCGCTGGACACGCTGGTCAGCGGTCATTATCTGCGCGCGGTTCCGGTGGATCCGCTGACAGGAAAGAGCGACACCTGGGTAGTGGTGCCGCCGGATACGCCGGAGAAGGGTGGCGTTGCCGACCTGCACAGCGGCGCGGTCGGCAAGGCGCTCGACGGCAGTGCCTACGGAGACTGGTAA
- a CDS encoding SCO family protein — MTMFFPGSGRGRRLGAAVLLQAALMPPAALCHPGAPHAAPASPPALARSAGLYRPAAAPIALTRADGKRVSLADELAFDGPVLLNFVFTTCSAVCPIASRTFAEVQAKLAHGERVLMISISLDPLNDTPAVLRAYARKFGAGPDWRFYTGSVDASAAAQSAFDLYRGDKMNHAPVTLVRPGHGGAWVRLEGFPSAAQLLDELRAAPAVRVAGAVAVGEIR; from the coding sequence ATGACTATGTTCTTTCCAGGTTCCGGCCGCGGCCGGCGGCTGGGTGCTGCCGTGCTGCTGCAGGCCGCGCTGATGCCGCCGGCGGCGCTCTGCCATCCGGGGGCGCCGCATGCTGCGCCGGCATCGCCGCCGGCGCTTGCGCGCAGCGCCGGCCTGTACCGCCCCGCGGCCGCGCCGATTGCGCTCACCCGCGCCGACGGCAAGCGGGTCTCCCTGGCGGATGAACTGGCCTTCGACGGTCCGGTGCTCCTGAATTTCGTGTTCACCACCTGCTCGGCGGTCTGTCCGATCGCCAGCCGGACCTTCGCCGAAGTACAGGCGAAACTGGCGCACGGTGAGCGCGTCCTCATGATCTCGATCTCGCTCGATCCCCTGAACGACACCCCGGCGGTGCTGCGGGCCTATGCCCGGAAGTTCGGCGCCGGTCCGGACTGGCGCTTCTATACCGGCAGCGTCGATGCCAGCGCAGCCGCGCAGAGCGCCTTCGACCTGTATCGCGGCGACAAGATGAACCATGCTCCGGTGACGCTGGTGCGCCCGGGACACGGCGGCGCCTGGGTGCGGCTGGAGGGCTTCCCGAGCGCCGCACAGCTCCTCGACGAGCTGAGGGCGGCACCGGCCGTACGCGTGGCCGGCGCTGTCGCAGTAGGGGAAATACGGTGA
- the coxB gene encoding cytochrome c oxidase subunit II, with protein sequence MSAAFFDPQPLQDALHTAGVQADHIGSLWNLTLGLCTLVFVLVLGACLFALWRAPRAEAGTAPDLRSLTQPERRTWRTIKWATAAATVGLVALLVGDVLTSRALARMPLRDAVNIELVGHMWWWEARYRDPDPAREFSTANELHIPVGRPVVVTLRSEDVIHSLWIPNLQGKKDLIPGRTATLRLRADRAGSYRGQCAEFCGLEHAMMALLVEAEPNERYEAWAAGQRQPAAAPADALAQRGREVFLSRSCARCHTIAGTAANARLGPDLSHLASRRTIAAGMFPNNRGHLGGWIADPQSLKPGVNMPANKLPPDDLQALLAYLETLK encoded by the coding sequence ATGAGCGCGGCCTTCTTCGATCCCCAACCCCTGCAGGACGCGCTGCATACGGCGGGCGTCCAGGCCGACCACATCGGCAGTCTGTGGAACCTGACCCTGGGCCTGTGCACGCTGGTGTTCGTGCTGGTGCTGGGCGCCTGCCTGTTCGCGCTGTGGCGCGCGCCGCGTGCGGAGGCGGGCACGGCGCCGGACCTGAGGTCGCTGACCCAGCCCGAACGGCGCACCTGGCGCACCATCAAATGGGCGACCGCCGCGGCGACCGTCGGCCTGGTGGCGCTGCTGGTCGGCGACGTGCTGACCAGCCGCGCGCTGGCGCGCATGCCGCTGCGGGACGCCGTCAACATCGAACTGGTCGGCCACATGTGGTGGTGGGAGGCGCGCTACCGCGACCCCGACCCTGCCCGCGAGTTCTCCACCGCGAACGAGCTGCACATCCCGGTCGGGCGGCCGGTGGTGGTGACCCTGCGCAGCGAGGACGTGATCCACAGCCTGTGGATTCCTAACCTGCAGGGCAAGAAGGACCTGATCCCGGGCCGCACCGCGACCCTGCGCCTGCGCGCCGATCGTGCCGGCAGCTACCGCGGCCAGTGCGCCGAGTTCTGCGGCCTGGAGCACGCGATGATGGCGCTGCTGGTGGAGGCCGAGCCGAACGAGCGCTACGAGGCCTGGGCCGCCGGCCAGCGCCAGCCGGCCGCGGCGCCCGCCGACGCGCTCGCACAGCGCGGCCGCGAGGTCTTCCTCTCGAGGTCCTGCGCGAGGTGCCACACGATCGCCGGCACCGCCGCCAACGCGCGCCTCGGCCCCGACCTGAGCCACCTGGCGAGCCGCCGCACCATCGCCGCCGGCATGTTCCCGAACAACCGCGGGCACCTGGGCGGCTGGATCGCCGATCCGCAATCGCTCAAGCCGGGCGTGAACATGCCGGCCAATAAGCTGCCCCCCGACGACCTGCAAGCCCTGCTGGCTTACCTGGAGACCCTGAAATGA
- a CDS encoding type II secretion system F family protein: MKFDAKVIRGGADIAILDIDAVDRDDALRQVAGQGLVLLSLRARAAWRTMPGRRAPRFPLALFSQELLALLRAGLAVVEALETLADKESRPEVARVLRRIVGLLYEGRPLSYAIEHGGAAIPPLYVATLRASERTGALEEALGRYIEYQGQVDRLRSHLVGASIYPAVLAVVGVLVTTFLMMYVVPRFSMVYADIGGELPWASRLLMGAGRFLGENRLAILGSAGACLAAAAYAARLGPVRAWCQRRVWKLPALGERLRLFYLSRVYRTLGMLLRGGLPVATALPMAGALLQTQMRAQLARAADHIGEGHAISLSMERCGLTTPVAARMMRVGERTGQMGEMMERIAGFYEEELARWIERFTKLFEPILMIVIGAMIGGIVVLMYLPIFDLAGNIQ, from the coding sequence ATGAAGTTCGACGCCAAGGTGATCCGCGGCGGCGCCGATATCGCGATCCTCGACATCGACGCCGTCGACCGCGACGACGCCCTCCGGCAAGTGGCGGGACAGGGACTGGTCCTGCTGTCGCTGCGGGCCAGGGCGGCCTGGCGGACCATGCCGGGACGCCGCGCGCCGCGCTTCCCGCTCGCCCTGTTCAGCCAGGAGCTGCTGGCGCTGCTCCGGGCTGGCCTCGCCGTCGTCGAAGCCCTGGAGACCCTTGCCGACAAGGAAAGCCGGCCGGAAGTGGCGCGCGTGCTCCGGCGAATCGTTGGGCTCCTGTACGAAGGCCGGCCGCTGTCCTATGCCATCGAGCACGGCGGCGCGGCGATCCCGCCCCTGTACGTCGCCACCTTGCGCGCCAGCGAGCGCACCGGCGCGCTGGAAGAGGCGCTCGGCCGCTACATCGAATACCAGGGACAGGTCGACCGCCTCCGGAGCCACCTGGTGGGCGCCTCGATCTATCCGGCAGTCCTGGCCGTCGTGGGGGTGCTGGTGACGACCTTCCTGATGATGTACGTGGTGCCGCGCTTCAGCATGGTCTACGCCGACATCGGCGGCGAGCTGCCCTGGGCCTCGCGCCTGCTGATGGGGGCAGGGCGGTTCCTCGGCGAGAACCGGCTGGCTATCCTCGGGTCCGCCGGCGCCTGCCTCGCCGCCGCCGCCTACGCCGCGCGCCTTGGTCCCGTCAGGGCCTGGTGCCAGCGGCGCGTGTGGAAACTGCCGGCGCTCGGCGAGCGCCTGCGGCTGTTCTACCTGTCGCGGGTCTACCGCACCCTCGGCATGCTGCTGCGCGGCGGGCTGCCGGTCGCGACCGCGCTGCCGATGGCCGGCGCGCTGCTGCAGACGCAGATGCGCGCCCAGTTGGCCAGGGCGGCTGACCATATCGGCGAAGGACATGCGATCTCGCTGTCCATGGAGCGCTGCGGTCTGACGACCCCCGTGGCGGCGCGCATGATGCGGGTCGGCGAACGTACCGGCCAGATGGGCGAGATGATGGAGCGGATCGCCGGATTCTACGAGGAAGAGCTGGCGCGCTGGATTGAACGCTTCACCAAGCTGTTCGAGCCCATCCTCATGATCGTCATCGGCGCCATGATCGGCGGCATCGTGGTCTTGATGTACCTCCCGATCTTCGACCTGGCGGGGAATATCCAATGA
- a CDS encoding GspE/PulE family protein: MSVPAVDARFSPAELREARRQAEGARGRAIEILEERAALPPQQFLGQLALTLGYVPVDAATLSGFQPLFDLIGFRDAGERRCIAMRDADGALLAVTADPLDAGLAGWVETRLPAGFSWRLAHRLDLQAFLSRYEETLRAMDSMVPAAAAPQPAAEADDLSFKRISEHASPVVKLVDSTLYDAVRIGASDIHLETGQAGLSIKYRVDGVLTLAATLAGADQAEQILSRVKVMAELDIAERRVPQDGRFKVTVRQRQVDFRVSIMPSIFGEDAVLRILDKQTLSDQMRGLRLDSLGFDPAAVAMMRRLSGVPYGMVLVTGPTGSGKTTTLYAAIAEINHGLDKIITIEDPVEYQLPGVLQIPVNEKKGLSFARGLRSILRHDPDKIMVGEIRDAETAQIAVQSALTGHLVFTTVHANNVFDVIGRFMHMGVDPYSFVSALNGVIAQRLLRVNCPACARPVEPDPVLLAESGIDDAAGARFMAGHGCGECRGTGFRGRRAIGELLLLNDEIRELIVARAPLRLIREAAERNGTRQLRDIAVGIALAGHTTLQEINRVTFVVR, encoded by the coding sequence ATGAGCGTGCCCGCCGTCGACGCCAGGTTCTCGCCCGCCGAACTGCGCGAAGCGCGCCGCCAGGCGGAGGGGGCACGCGGGCGCGCCATCGAAATCCTGGAAGAGCGGGCGGCGCTGCCCCCGCAGCAGTTCCTTGGGCAGCTTGCGCTGACGCTGGGCTATGTGCCGGTCGATGCCGCCACGCTGTCCGGCTTCCAGCCGCTGTTCGACCTGATCGGCTTTCGCGACGCGGGCGAACGCCGCTGCATCGCCATGCGCGACGCCGATGGCGCGCTGCTGGCGGTCACCGCCGATCCGCTCGATGCCGGCCTCGCGGGATGGGTCGAGACGCGGCTGCCGGCAGGGTTTTCCTGGCGGCTGGCGCATCGCCTCGACCTGCAGGCCTTCCTCAGCCGCTACGAGGAGACCCTGCGCGCGATGGACAGCATGGTGCCGGCTGCCGCCGCTCCGCAGCCGGCCGCCGAGGCGGACGACCTGAGCTTCAAGCGCATCAGCGAGCATGCAAGTCCGGTGGTCAAGCTGGTCGATTCGACCCTGTACGATGCGGTCAGGATCGGCGCCAGCGACATCCACCTCGAAACGGGGCAAGCCGGCCTGTCGATCAAGTATCGTGTCGACGGCGTCCTGACGCTGGCCGCGACCCTGGCCGGCGCCGACCAGGCCGAGCAGATCCTGTCGCGGGTCAAGGTCATGGCAGAACTCGACATCGCGGAGCGCCGCGTGCCCCAGGATGGCCGCTTCAAGGTCACGGTGCGCCAGCGCCAGGTCGACTTTCGGGTGTCCATCATGCCGAGCATCTTCGGCGAAGACGCCGTGCTGCGGATCCTCGACAAGCAGACCCTGTCGGACCAGATGCGCGGACTGCGGCTCGACAGCCTCGGCTTCGATCCCGCGGCGGTCGCCATGATGCGACGCCTGTCCGGGGTGCCGTACGGGATGGTGCTGGTGACCGGGCCGACCGGCAGCGGCAAGACCACCACCCTGTATGCCGCGATCGCGGAAATCAACCACGGACTCGACAAGATCATCACGATCGAGGATCCGGTCGAGTACCAGCTTCCCGGTGTGCTGCAGATCCCGGTGAACGAGAAAAAGGGCCTGAGCTTCGCGCGCGGACTGCGCTCGATCCTCCGCCACGACCCGGACAAGATCATGGTGGGCGAGATCCGCGATGCCGAGACGGCGCAGATCGCGGTGCAGTCGGCCCTGACCGGGCACCTGGTGTTCACCACCGTCCACGCCAACAATGTGTTCGACGTGATCGGGCGCTTCATGCACATGGGCGTCGATCCGTACAGCTTCGTCTCCGCGCTGAACGGGGTGATCGCGCAGCGCCTGCTGCGTGTGAACTGCCCCGCCTGCGCCCGGCCGGTGGAGCCCGACCCCGTGCTGCTGGCCGAATCCGGCATCGACGACGCCGCCGGCGCGCGATTCATGGCGGGACATGGCTGCGGCGAATGCCGGGGCACCGGCTTCAGGGGCCGCCGCGCGATCGGCGAACTGCTGCTGTTGAACGACGAGATCCGCGAGCTGATCGTCGCCCGCGCGCCGCTGCGCCTGATCCGCGAAGCGGCGGAACGCAACGGTACGCGCCAGCTGCGCGACATCGCGGTCGGGATCGCCCTAGCCGGCCATACGACCCTGCAGGAGATCAATCGTGTCACCTTTGTCGTTCGTTGA